A window from Gossypium raimondii isolate GPD5lz chromosome 7, ASM2569854v1, whole genome shotgun sequence encodes these proteins:
- the LOC105766279 gene encoding desmethyl-deoxy-podophyllotoxin synthase isoform X1 produces the protein MELLLFPSLLILLPSFFFLSVIVKIVKKIKAIDSNKKLPPGPWRLPFIGNLHQLVGSLPHRILRDLANQHGPLIHLQLGEISTIVVSSPEIAKEVLVTHGTIFVDRPYMIAADVITYGYRDIVMAPYGNYWRQLRKFCTVELLTAKRVQSFESIRQEEVSGLVKYISSNQGSPINLTKKIFSLTYDITSRAAFGNTCKDRDSYIIVVDEIIKLSSGFGLADLYPSFGLLELISGVRQKAEALLEKSDGILQGIINENRASLKRGRIGEGEAKEDLVTVLLKAQQHGDLEFSLTDMEIKAIIWDIFGGGGETSSTTVDWAMAEMLRNPKVLKRAQNEVRQVCHGKRDVDEASLKELKYLALVIKETMRLHPPFPLLVPRESRENCEINGYQVPTKTRVIINAWAMGRDPKYWSEVETFYPERFLNSSCDFKGTNLEYIPFGAGRRMCPGISFALPNIELPLAKLLYHFDWELPSGLPHENLDMSETFGLTARRKDDLVLIPTTHSHLSAY, from the exons ATGGAGCTGCTTCTTTTTCCCTCTTTGCTTATCTTGCTgccttcctttttcttcttgtcGGTCATagttaaaatagtaaagaaaatcaaagcCATTGATTCGAACAAGAAACTGCCACCAGGGCCATGGAGATTACCCTTTATAGGCAACTTACATCAGCTAGTTGGCTCACTACCTCATCGAATTCTCAGAGATTTGGCCAATCAACATGGACCCTTAATCCACCTACAGCTTGGTGAAATTTCCACCATCGTTGTTTCATCACCAGAAATTGCCAAAGAGGTCTTGGTAACACATGGCACTATCTTCGTTGATAGACCTTATATGATTGCTGCAGATGTGATTACTTATGGTTACAGGGATATTGTCATGGCACCATATGGAAACTATTGGAGACAACTACGAAAATTTTGCACAGTGGAGCTTTTAACAGCAAAAAGAGTGCAATCCTTTGAATCAATCAGACAAGAGGAAGTCTCAGGTCTTGTGAAATATATATCTTCAAACCAAGGGTCGCCAATCAATCTCACCAAGAAGATATTTTCGTTAACATATGATATTACATCAAGAGCAGCATTCGGTAACACATGCAAGGACCGAGACTCTTACATAATAGTTGTGGATGAAATAATAAAGTTGTCTTCTGGATTCGGTCTAGCAGATCTGTACCCTTCTTTTGGATTGCTTGAGCTAATTAGTGGAGTGAGACAGAAAGCTGAGGCTCTCCTTGAGAAGAGTGATGGGATACTTCAAGGCATCATTAATGAAAACAGAGCCAGCCTGAAGAGAGGAAGAATAGGTGAAGGAGAAGCCAAGGAAGACTTGGTTACTGTTCTTTTAAAGGCTCAACAACATGGTGATCTTGAATTTTCCCTTACTGATATGGAGATCAAAGCAATCATTTGG GATATCTTCGGTGGAGGGGGCGAAACATCATCAACAACCGTAGACTGGGCAATGGCAGAAATGTTGAGAAATCCAAAGGTGCTAAAAAGGGCACAAAATGAGGTAAGACAGGTCTGTCATGGAAAAAGAGATGTGGATGAAGCAAGtcttaaagaattaaaatatttggcattAGTTATCAAAGAAACCATGAGGTTACACCCTCCGTTTCCTCTGTTAGTTCCAAGAGAAAGTCGAGAGAATTGCGAAATCAATGGCTACCAAGTACCTACCAAGACCAGAGTCATAATCAATGCATGGGCTATGGGAAGAGATCCTAAGTACTGGAGTGAAGTTGAGACATTTTATCCTGAAAGGTTCCTCAATAGTTCCTGTGATTTCAAAGGAACAAATTTGGAGTATATCCCATTTGGTGCAGGAAGAAGGATGTGTCCAGGCATATCATTTGCGCTTCCGAACATTGAGTTGCCTCTCGCAAAATTGCTTTACCATTTTGATTGGGAGCTTCCAAGTGGACTACCGCATGAAAATTTGGATATGTCTGAAACATTTGGCTTGACTGCTAGAAGGAAAGACGACCTTGTCTTAATTCCGACCACTCATAGTCATTTATCTGCCTACTAA
- the LOC105766279 gene encoding desmethyl-deoxy-podophyllotoxin synthase isoform X2, whose protein sequence is MELLLFPSLLILLPSFFFLSVIVKIVKKIKANKKLPPGPWRLPFIGNLHQLVGSLPHRILRDLANQHGPLIHLQLGEISTIVVSSPEIAKEVLVTHGTIFVDRPYMIAADVITYGYRDIVMAPYGNYWRQLRKFCTVELLTAKRVQSFESIRQEEVSGLVKYISSNQGSPINLTKKIFSLTYDITSRAAFGNTCKDRDSYIIVVDEIIKLSSGFGLADLYPSFGLLELISGVRQKAEALLEKSDGILQGIINENRASLKRGRIGEGEAKEDLVTVLLKAQQHGDLEFSLTDMEIKAIIWDIFGGGGETSSTTVDWAMAEMLRNPKVLKRAQNEVRQVCHGKRDVDEASLKELKYLALVIKETMRLHPPFPLLVPRESRENCEINGYQVPTKTRVIINAWAMGRDPKYWSEVETFYPERFLNSSCDFKGTNLEYIPFGAGRRMCPGISFALPNIELPLAKLLYHFDWELPSGLPHENLDMSETFGLTARRKDDLVLIPTTHSHLSAY, encoded by the exons GCAACTTACATCAGCTAGTTGGCTCACTACCTCATCGAATTCTCAGAGATTTGGCCAATCAACATGGACCCTTAATCCACCTACAGCTTGGTGAAATTTCCACCATCGTTGTTTCATCACCAGAAATTGCCAAAGAGGTCTTGGTAACACATGGCACTATCTTCGTTGATAGACCTTATATGATTGCTGCAGATGTGATTACTTATGGTTACAGGGATATTGTCATGGCACCATATGGAAACTATTGGAGACAACTACGAAAATTTTGCACAGTGGAGCTTTTAACAGCAAAAAGAGTGCAATCCTTTGAATCAATCAGACAAGAGGAAGTCTCAGGTCTTGTGAAATATATATCTTCAAACCAAGGGTCGCCAATCAATCTCACCAAGAAGATATTTTCGTTAACATATGATATTACATCAAGAGCAGCATTCGGTAACACATGCAAGGACCGAGACTCTTACATAATAGTTGTGGATGAAATAATAAAGTTGTCTTCTGGATTCGGTCTAGCAGATCTGTACCCTTCTTTTGGATTGCTTGAGCTAATTAGTGGAGTGAGACAGAAAGCTGAGGCTCTCCTTGAGAAGAGTGATGGGATACTTCAAGGCATCATTAATGAAAACAGAGCCAGCCTGAAGAGAGGAAGAATAGGTGAAGGAGAAGCCAAGGAAGACTTGGTTACTGTTCTTTTAAAGGCTCAACAACATGGTGATCTTGAATTTTCCCTTACTGATATGGAGATCAAAGCAATCATTTGG GATATCTTCGGTGGAGGGGGCGAAACATCATCAACAACCGTAGACTGGGCAATGGCAGAAATGTTGAGAAATCCAAAGGTGCTAAAAAGGGCACAAAATGAGGTAAGACAGGTCTGTCATGGAAAAAGAGATGTGGATGAAGCAAGtcttaaagaattaaaatatttggcattAGTTATCAAAGAAACCATGAGGTTACACCCTCCGTTTCCTCTGTTAGTTCCAAGAGAAAGTCGAGAGAATTGCGAAATCAATGGCTACCAAGTACCTACCAAGACCAGAGTCATAATCAATGCATGGGCTATGGGAAGAGATCCTAAGTACTGGAGTGAAGTTGAGACATTTTATCCTGAAAGGTTCCTCAATAGTTCCTGTGATTTCAAAGGAACAAATTTGGAGTATATCCCATTTGGTGCAGGAAGAAGGATGTGTCCAGGCATATCATTTGCGCTTCCGAACATTGAGTTGCCTCTCGCAAAATTGCTTTACCATTTTGATTGGGAGCTTCCAAGTGGACTACCGCATGAAAATTTGGATATGTCTGAAACATTTGGCTTGACTGCTAGAAGGAAAGACGACCTTGTCTTAATTCCGACCACTCATAGTCATTTATCTGCCTACTAA